The Armatimonadota bacterium genome contains a region encoding:
- a CDS encoding DNA polymerase III subunit alpha, whose amino-acid sequence MCKSFVHVHNHTEYSLLDGANRIPELVAKAKELGMPAMAITDHGVMFGVMEFYFECIKKGVKPIIGMEAYMAPNGHLNKAGREENQTYHLLLLAKNDEGYRNLCKLHTVAALDGFYYKPRIDHELLRNHSKGLIGTSACLGSEICQELMAGDYQNAQRIAGMYKEIFEEGSFFIELQDHRLKEQAMIKDALLKIAKEVKLPLVATNDAHYLCRESSVTHDVLLCIGTGALVSDEKRLRFETDEFYLKSPQEMAELFKDTPEAVENTNLIAEMCNLELGKNRAPMPEPDLPEGVSCRDYLKKLAEDGLRERIPNPGEEAWDRLKYELEVIEKTKFEDYFLLVREFAGYARSQNIAYGVRGSAAGSLVSYVIGITDVDPLEYDLTFERFLNPERVSMPDIDMDFEDARRDEVIKYVGDRFGKEQVAQIITFGTLGAKAAIKDAGRVMGYLPAETDRLCKTIPNIPGMTLQKALEGNAEFRQLVESDAKYKRLVEAAEDVEGISRHAGVHAAGVVISRGPLNDYIPLYKGTDGQTVTAFEMGILEKIGLLKMDFLGLSNLTVLSRAVANIARTQKSDTLLDWRDFPLDDKKTYEMLGRGDTIGVFQLESGGMRRNIISLKPENVRELAAMVALYRPGPMEHIPTFVDCKFGRKKIEYVDECVRPILEETYGVIVYQDQVLKMVQSLAGFSLGKADLLRRAMGKKDKAAMDELMVEFYEGCEAKGIAKNKAEKVWELLLPFAGYAFNKAHAVCYALIAYQTAYLKANFPVEYMAALLEVYRDKEDRVTTFIEECRRSKILVMPPDVNRSFQNFWIDEKKPKGWTGAIRFGLAAIKGVGEKLVDHIIEERESGGPFTHLYEFCVRVKQGGLNRASLEALIKAGALDEFGRNRRSMLEVAEGALLFADNVIKQREAGQESLFGEASDSDELSLPTVPEIDPPSRTEILTWEKEVMGIYVSDHPLRGLERAIRQSSSHTCASVTELEDGQQVRLTGVISGMRVIITKARGEKMASVTLEDFSGQASCTVFAATYAKYTELVKKDSVVTIRGVVTSRQGRNGGDSQQEVRVEEVLAFDAPAGIEELGDDDSEGTVTIRLRNAIRADLEKLKTIISKHPGNNRLMIEVAGNDSLPPLELLHRVDYTDDFKKLIEKSISQSVVDYVLNSRQTPATLVGRSAELSEAS is encoded by the coding sequence ATGTGCAAATCGTTTGTCCACGTCCACAACCACACTGAGTACAGCTTGCTGGACGGCGCAAATCGCATCCCGGAACTCGTCGCGAAGGCCAAAGAACTTGGCATGCCAGCCATGGCAATCACCGATCACGGCGTGATGTTCGGCGTGATGGAGTTTTACTTCGAGTGCATCAAAAAAGGGGTCAAGCCGATCATCGGGATGGAAGCCTATATGGCTCCGAACGGCCACCTGAACAAGGCGGGAAGGGAAGAGAACCAGACCTACCATCTGCTGCTCCTTGCGAAGAATGACGAAGGGTATCGAAACCTCTGCAAGCTGCACACAGTTGCTGCGCTCGACGGCTTCTATTACAAGCCTCGAATTGATCACGAACTGCTTCGAAATCATAGCAAAGGTCTCATCGGCACAAGCGCTTGCTTGGGGAGCGAAATTTGCCAAGAATTGATGGCTGGCGACTATCAAAATGCACAACGCATCGCCGGGATGTACAAAGAGATTTTTGAGGAAGGATCGTTCTTTATCGAACTCCAAGATCACCGCCTCAAAGAGCAAGCGATGATCAAGGACGCGCTGCTCAAAATCGCCAAAGAGGTCAAGCTACCGCTCGTCGCCACCAACGATGCGCACTATTTGTGCCGCGAGAGTTCGGTCACGCACGACGTTTTGCTCTGCATAGGCACGGGCGCACTGGTCTCGGACGAAAAGCGCCTTCGATTCGAAACCGACGAGTTTTATCTGAAGAGTCCGCAGGAAATGGCTGAGCTGTTCAAGGACACTCCGGAGGCGGTTGAGAATACAAACCTCATTGCCGAGATGTGCAACCTTGAGCTTGGCAAAAACCGCGCTCCGATGCCAGAGCCCGATCTTCCCGAGGGCGTTTCTTGCCGCGATTACTTGAAGAAACTCGCCGAAGATGGCCTCCGAGAGCGAATCCCGAATCCTGGCGAGGAGGCATGGGACCGACTCAAGTACGAACTTGAAGTCATTGAGAAAACCAAGTTTGAAGACTATTTCTTGTTGGTCCGCGAGTTTGCAGGATACGCTCGTAGCCAGAACATCGCCTATGGTGTCCGAGGATCTGCGGCAGGTTCCTTGGTGTCATATGTTATCGGAATTACCGACGTCGATCCACTCGAATACGACCTTACTTTTGAGCGATTTTTGAATCCAGAACGCGTCTCCATGCCCGATATCGACATGGATTTTGAAGATGCGCGGCGCGATGAAGTGATCAAGTACGTCGGAGATCGATTCGGCAAAGAGCAAGTCGCTCAGATCATCACGTTCGGAACGTTGGGGGCGAAGGCGGCAATCAAAGATGCTGGTCGCGTGATGGGTTACCTGCCCGCCGAAACTGACCGGCTGTGCAAAACCATCCCAAACATCCCCGGCATGACGCTACAGAAAGCCCTCGAAGGCAATGCGGAGTTCCGACAGCTCGTGGAATCGGATGCGAAATACAAGCGTCTGGTCGAAGCGGCTGAAGACGTCGAAGGCATTTCCCGTCACGCGGGAGTTCATGCCGCCGGAGTTGTGATCTCGCGCGGACCGCTGAACGACTACATTCCGCTTTACAAAGGCACTGACGGTCAAACCGTGACCGCTTTTGAAATGGGCATTCTTGAGAAGATCGGCCTGCTCAAGATGGACTTTCTGGGCCTTTCCAACTTGACTGTGCTCAGCCGTGCAGTGGCGAACATTGCTCGCACTCAGAAGTCGGACACTCTCCTTGACTGGCGCGACTTTCCGCTGGACGACAAGAAGACCTATGAGATGCTCGGGCGAGGGGACACGATTGGCGTCTTCCAGCTCGAATCGGGCGGAATGCGCCGCAACATCATTAGCCTCAAGCCAGAAAACGTTCGGGAGCTTGCCGCGATGGTCGCGCTCTATCGGCCCGGTCCGATGGAGCACATCCCAACATTTGTTGACTGCAAATTCGGCCGAAAGAAGATTGAATACGTCGATGAGTGCGTTCGGCCGATTCTAGAAGAAACCTACGGTGTTATCGTTTATCAAGACCAAGTCTTGAAGATGGTGCAGTCGCTGGCAGGGTTTTCGCTCGGCAAGGCCGACCTTCTGCGCCGCGCGATGGGCAAAAAGGACAAGGCGGCCATGGACGAACTCATGGTCGAATTCTATGAGGGATGCGAAGCCAAAGGCATCGCAAAGAACAAGGCCGAAAAGGTTTGGGAGTTGTTGCTTCCGTTCGCTGGATATGCGTTCAACAAAGCTCACGCCGTATGCTATGCCTTGATCGCGTACCAAACCGCCTACCTAAAGGCCAATTTCCCGGTCGAGTACATGGCCGCACTGTTGGAGGTCTATCGCGATAAGGAAGACCGCGTCACAACGTTTATCGAAGAGTGCCGCCGAAGCAAGATTCTGGTGATGCCACCCGACGTCAATCGGTCCTTCCAGAACTTCTGGATCGATGAAAAGAAACCAAAGGGATGGACGGGTGCCATCAGATTTGGCCTTGCCGCGATCAAAGGTGTCGGGGAAAAGCTGGTAGACCACATCATCGAAGAGCGGGAATCTGGTGGGCCCTTCACTCACCTGTACGAATTCTGCGTTCGAGTGAAGCAAGGTGGGCTCAACCGCGCTTCGCTGGAAGCACTGATCAAAGCAGGGGCGCTGGACGAATTCGGTCGAAATCGGCGATCTATGCTGGAAGTTGCCGAAGGCGCACTACTTTTTGCTGACAACGTCATCAAGCAGAGAGAAGCGGGCCAAGAATCTCTGTTTGGCGAAGCATCTGATTCGGATGAGCTGAGTTTGCCCACCGTTCCAGAGATTGATCCGCCGAGCCGAACCGAAATCCTGACTTGGGAAAAAGAAGTGATGGGCATCTATGTCAGTGACCATCCGCTTCGAGGACTCGAAAGAGCTATTCGTCAGTCGTCCAGCCACACTTGTGCCTCGGTCACCGAACTCGAAGATGGTCAACAAGTTCGCCTCACTGGGGTTATCTCGGGCATGAGGGTCATCATCACCAAAGCCCGGGGCGAAAAAATGGCCTCTGTTACTTTGGAAGATTTTTCGGGTCAGGCTTCTTGCACTGTGTTCGCGGCGACCTATGCCAAATACACCGAGTTAGTCAAGAAGGACTCAGTTGTGACGATTCGCGGTGTAGTGACTTCCCGGCAGGGCAGGAACGGCGGGGACAGCCAACAGGAAGTGCGCGTCGAGGAAGTTCTGGCGTTTGATGCGCCGGCAGGAATCGAAGAATTGGGCGATGACGATTCCGAGGGTACGGTCACCATTCGGTTACGAAACGCCATCCGCGCTGACCTGGAGAAGTTGAAGACGATCATTTCGAAGCATCCCGGTAACAATCGGTTGATGATCGAAGTTGCTGGGAACGATAGTCTGCCGCCGCTCGAACTTTTACACCGAGTGGACTACACCGACGACTTTAAGAAATTGATCGAAAAGAGCATTTCGCAATCTGTCGTCGACTACGTTTTGAACTCCCGCCAGACGCCTGCAACCTTAGTTGGCCGTTCCGCTGAGCTTTCTGAAGCGTCATAA
- a CDS encoding glycogen debranching enzyme family protein, with the protein MITTLDAAQCRNFDLSSRREWILTNGIGGFAMGTVSGSNQRRYHGLLVAAEPAPAHRMVLLGNIEAFVQADGNPIGLSCNQYQGAINPEGHQYIDKFIATSEFVQWTFKALGVAIEKTVLIHKGENAVTIRYKNIGTKGIGLSLRPLVQHKFYHENFRQSDDYPHTQVFPRDRTIIEHQGQSLILFHPGAVRLPTVGWYFRFEHQREIERGLDARDDQFCPCELKYELLPGEEAVVVASLGDESPPQEITKMPGKASGMAEVLRQACDRFIVETPERSSIIAGYPWFTDWGRDTMISIPGICLHNGQIELAKKILRDYASQMNQGLIPNRFVDCGDEPEYNTVDATLWFAQAIYRTLQTEWDAKFAKECMGYLKSIYEWHMKGTHYGIHVDPKDGLLTQGQEGVQLTWMDAKLGDWVVTPRHGKPVEINGLWISALRILEWLADELKIDGSAFKASAELAESNFEKKFWKESLGYYMDTVDPDDASLRPNQLIAMAVPFAPANGKNAVRAFAEVSRELLTPVGIRTLAPSSSQYKPQFKGPMSELDAAYHQGTVWPWLMGPYITAMVKLTGDRIGAKRILKNGKELLNEYGIGGVAEVYDGDEPRTPGGCPWQAWSAAEWLRAWIEDAQGK; encoded by the coding sequence ATGATTACTACCTTGGATGCCGCTCAATGTCGGAACTTTGATTTGAGTTCTCGGCGTGAATGGATCCTGACCAACGGCATCGGTGGATTTGCGATGGGCACCGTTTCAGGCTCAAATCAGCGACGCTATCATGGTCTCTTGGTCGCCGCCGAACCTGCACCTGCTCACCGAATGGTGCTGCTCGGGAACATTGAGGCTTTCGTTCAGGCAGATGGCAATCCGATCGGCCTCTCATGTAATCAGTATCAAGGCGCGATCAACCCCGAAGGGCACCAGTACATCGACAAGTTCATTGCGACATCCGAGTTTGTTCAATGGACCTTCAAGGCTCTTGGCGTAGCGATCGAAAAGACAGTTCTAATCCACAAAGGCGAGAACGCCGTGACCATTCGGTACAAGAACATCGGCACCAAGGGGATTGGGCTAAGTCTCCGGCCATTGGTCCAGCACAAGTTCTATCACGAGAATTTTCGCCAGTCGGATGATTACCCTCATACCCAGGTTTTTCCGAGAGACCGGACGATCATCGAGCACCAAGGACAATCCCTGATCCTTTTTCATCCCGGCGCGGTTAGGTTGCCGACGGTCGGCTGGTACTTCCGATTCGAGCATCAACGTGAGATCGAGCGAGGTCTCGATGCTCGCGACGATCAATTTTGTCCGTGCGAACTGAAGTACGAGCTTCTACCAGGCGAGGAAGCGGTCGTTGTCGCATCGCTAGGTGATGAATCTCCGCCACAAGAAATCACCAAGATGCCCGGGAAGGCGTCCGGTATGGCCGAAGTTCTGCGGCAAGCCTGCGACAGATTCATTGTCGAGACTCCGGAGCGCTCCTCGATAATCGCGGGATATCCGTGGTTCACCGATTGGGGACGCGATACGATGATCAGCATCCCTGGAATCTGCCTTCATAACGGTCAAATCGAACTCGCGAAGAAGATTCTTCGGGACTACGCTTCTCAGATGAATCAGGGGCTGATTCCGAATCGATTTGTCGACTGTGGAGATGAGCCCGAGTACAACACGGTTGATGCAACGCTATGGTTCGCTCAGGCGATTTATCGCACGTTGCAAACCGAGTGGGATGCCAAGTTTGCCAAAGAGTGCATGGGATACCTCAAGAGCATTTACGAGTGGCACATGAAAGGCACGCACTACGGTATCCATGTTGACCCCAAAGATGGACTGTTGACGCAAGGACAAGAAGGTGTTCAGCTAACCTGGATGGACGCCAAGCTCGGCGACTGGGTGGTGACCCCGCGCCATGGCAAACCAGTCGAGATCAATGGCCTTTGGATCAGCGCACTTAGAATTCTTGAATGGTTGGCGGATGAATTGAAAATTGATGGCTCGGCATTCAAGGCCAGCGCAGAACTGGCAGAGTCGAATTTTGAAAAGAAATTCTGGAAAGAGTCGCTCGGGTACTACATGGACACAGTCGATCCAGACGACGCCAGTCTTCGCCCCAACCAACTGATCGCTATGGCGGTCCCGTTTGCGCCTGCGAACGGAAAGAACGCCGTAAGAGCCTTTGCTGAAGTTTCGCGCGAACTGTTGACCCCAGTCGGCATTCGCACCCTCGCCCCGAGTTCCAGCCAGTACAAGCCGCAGTTCAAAGGACCGATGAGCGAACTAGATGCGGCCTACCATCAAGGCACTGTTTGGCCCTGGTTGATGGGGCCTTACATCACCGCTATGGTCAAGCTCACCGGGGATCGAATCGGTGCCAAAAGAATCCTGAAAAATGGCAAGGAGTTGCTCAACGAATACGGAATCGGCGGGGTTGCCGAGGTGTACGATGGCGACGAGCCCAGAACTCCTGGCGGGTGCCCTTGGCAAGCCTGGAGCGCTGCAGAATGGCTCCGCGCTTGGATCGAAGACGCGCAAGGAAAATAG
- a CDS encoding sigma-70 family RNA polymerase sigma factor, which produces MFNAGFAQSLSIRALEDARFLERCRRGDEVALAALVDRHRNRLIRVASNILRDVNEAEDVAQEAFLKAFRELGNLRDDRAFAGYIYRICVRLCMDKLRQRRAEPAEFDFVDNANGSLVENKIVVEKLLNQLTEDLRTTLVLREMEQLSYEEIAEYMGVPVGTVRSRLHVARERFRKLWLIANKETPL; this is translated from the coding sequence ATGTTTAACGCTGGGTTTGCACAATCGTTATCTATTAGAGCTCTAGAAGACGCAAGATTCTTGGAGCGGTGCCGTCGTGGCGATGAAGTCGCTCTCGCGGCGCTTGTAGATCGACACCGAAATCGGTTGATTCGAGTGGCATCCAACATCTTGCGCGATGTCAATGAAGCAGAGGACGTCGCACAAGAAGCATTCCTCAAAGCGTTTCGGGAGCTAGGCAATCTTCGGGATGACCGCGCCTTTGCTGGATACATCTATCGAATCTGCGTGCGGCTGTGCATGGACAAACTCCGACAGCGACGCGCAGAGCCTGCCGAGTTTGATTTCGTCGACAATGCCAATGGGTCTTTAGTCGAAAATAAGATCGTTGTCGAAAAGCTTCTGAACCAACTCACTGAGGACTTACGTACTACTCTTGTCCTTCGCGAGATGGAGCAGTTGAGCTACGAAGAAATTGCCGAATATATGGGTGTGCCTGTTGGAACAGTTCGAAGTCGACTTCACGTCGCTCGCGAGAGGTTCCGCAAGCTGTGGCTGATTGCAAATAAGGAAACACCGCTATGA
- a CDS encoding HD domain-containing protein, whose product MMDSFESLFESKNKLIADLEASPSGAEWCQRYTELVDRAIKVVFDSSVQKVGNVPVAVVACGGYGRSEMAPNSDADICLIPLNETDPNLDDFIKSLASGFRQLTSSSLNLEIDRGYKLISDAPTLDPVSRSSLLDARLVAGSKAAFDQFFDSYWESFGVGEFIHQKLKERQAVYAKSNASHLVVCPDLRDGAGGLRDLHTANAIRMAIGMRSLPQSSASNTVLMARNLLHLVKGEKRDVLTHSAQPELAKMLGLTPPELMNSLMRALLAIHEEFEAARDLIHTAKFKLSEGVVAISGEARVLPTASQSDAAVGLMLAHKLGLKISRIEVKTTPEINGNQAMNAVLEGEVVLRRLDQCGLLGQMFPELEACRTLVPDDISHRFSVFEHSMQTVAQLDQLRNNPDFAFVWHELDDVGILFLAALLHDIGKADKSGPHSDTGAKQVALIANRWGLDENRAALLRWLVQNHLLMSHTIRVKDVLHPTTATEFAQQVGSREQLAALTLLTQADASAVGPDVWTPAQQTFLLELFRRSLNHFREEGAARFDAEEYRRQAKASLKRAQYSEEEITAFTDLLPAHYLVSTPPDLLALHREFVHRASQGELVISFEHKVEHGFTELTVARSDSQGLLSLILGVLYAFDVNLISVRAMTTQGDSPIALDTFVISYLNKPVPNNTADTIQKSLRSVLNNPAELQTLLASKEKTSDLSAGSPEIHWHPGDPGILEVRAKRGQGLAYRISRRISECQWNIQSARVGQWAGKSTASFSLTQPSGKPISEADLQERFWPKVSS is encoded by the coding sequence ATGATGGACAGTTTCGAATCCCTCTTTGAATCCAAAAACAAGTTGATTGCCGATTTGGAAGCGAGTCCATCGGGTGCGGAGTGGTGTCAGCGATACACCGAACTTGTCGACCGAGCAATCAAGGTTGTCTTCGATAGTTCAGTTCAAAAAGTCGGGAATGTGCCGGTGGCTGTTGTCGCTTGTGGTGGTTATGGCCGCAGCGAGATGGCCCCAAATTCTGACGCAGATATCTGCCTGATTCCGCTCAATGAGACCGACCCAAACCTCGATGACTTCATCAAGTCCTTGGCGTCTGGTTTTCGCCAACTCACTTCATCTAGCTTGAATCTCGAAATCGATCGGGGCTACAAGCTGATTTCCGATGCCCCGACTCTCGATCCGGTATCTCGATCAAGCTTGCTCGATGCTCGGCTTGTTGCCGGTTCAAAAGCAGCGTTTGATCAGTTCTTTGATTCCTATTGGGAGTCGTTTGGGGTAGGCGAATTCATCCACCAAAAGCTAAAAGAGCGGCAGGCGGTTTATGCCAAATCGAACGCTTCACATCTTGTTGTCTGCCCAGATTTGCGCGATGGGGCTGGTGGACTACGCGATCTCCACACGGCAAATGCAATCCGAATGGCAATCGGAATGCGGTCACTTCCGCAATCGTCTGCATCGAACACAGTTCTTATGGCGAGGAACCTACTTCATCTTGTCAAGGGTGAAAAGCGTGATGTACTAACGCACTCTGCCCAGCCTGAACTTGCCAAGATGCTCGGTTTGACGCCGCCCGAACTCATGAACTCGCTGATGCGTGCATTGCTAGCGATCCACGAAGAATTTGAGGCTGCCAGAGACCTCATTCACACCGCGAAGTTTAAATTAAGTGAAGGCGTGGTTGCCATCAGCGGCGAGGCTCGAGTTTTGCCAACGGCGAGCCAGAGTGACGCGGCGGTCGGATTGATGCTCGCGCACAAACTCGGACTGAAGATTTCTAGGATTGAGGTCAAAACAACGCCAGAAATCAACGGCAATCAAGCGATGAACGCAGTCCTAGAAGGTGAAGTCGTTCTACGCCGCTTGGACCAATGTGGCCTTCTTGGTCAGATGTTTCCAGAGCTTGAAGCATGCCGCACCTTAGTTCCCGACGACATCAGCCATCGGTTTTCGGTGTTTGAGCACTCGATGCAAACGGTCGCTCAACTGGACCAGCTTCGAAATAATCCGGACTTCGCTTTTGTGTGGCATGAACTAGACGACGTCGGAATCTTGTTCCTCGCGGCGTTGCTCCATGACATCGGCAAGGCGGATAAATCGGGGCCGCACAGTGACACTGGAGCGAAGCAAGTCGCCTTGATCGCCAACAGATGGGGACTAGACGAAAACCGGGCGGCACTTTTGAGATGGCTGGTGCAAAACCATCTTTTGATGTCCCACACAATCCGCGTCAAGGACGTTCTTCATCCGACTACTGCAACTGAATTTGCACAGCAAGTCGGGTCCAGAGAGCAACTCGCCGCCCTGACTTTGCTCACTCAGGCAGACGCTTCTGCGGTCGGGCCGGACGTCTGGACACCAGCGCAGCAGACCTTTTTGTTAGAACTGTTTCGCAGGTCGCTCAACCACTTCCGAGAAGAAGGCGCGGCTAGATTTGATGCGGAGGAATATCGCCGCCAAGCCAAAGCCAGTCTCAAGCGAGCCCAATATTCTGAGGAAGAGATCACCGCCTTCACCGATCTACTGCCGGCGCATTATCTCGTATCTACGCCACCGGATCTTCTGGCACTACACCGGGAGTTTGTGCACCGAGCATCCCAAGGCGAGCTTGTCATTTCCTTTGAGCACAAGGTCGAACACGGATTCACGGAGCTCACCGTCGCGAGAAGTGACTCTCAGGGCTTGCTCAGCCTCATATTGGGGGTTCTATATGCGTTCGACGTAAATCTAATCAGCGTCAGGGCGATGACCACTCAGGGCGACTCTCCGATTGCACTGGACACCTTCGTGATCTCGTATCTCAACAAGCCTGTTCCGAACAATACGGCAGATACGATTCAAAAGAGTCTTCGAAGCGTGTTGAACAATCCCGCCGAGCTTCAGACGCTGCTGGCCTCGAAAGAAAAGACATCTGACCTCAGCGCGGGGAGTCCCGAAATCCACTGGCACCCGGGCGATCCTGGGATTCTGGAGGTGCGAGCCAAACGCGGGCAAGGGCTGGCGTACCGCATCAGCCGCCGAATATCGGAATGCCAATGGAACATACAAAGTGCTCGCGTCGGTCAGTGGGCCGGCAAATCCACGGCGTCGTTTAGCCTCACTCAACCTTCTGGCAAGCCGATATCTGAGGCCGATTTGCAGGAACGCTTTTGGCCAAAGGTATCATCTTAG
- a CDS encoding TrkA family potassium uptake protein has product MNVIVFGCGRTGAALALQLAHQHQVTIIEQNPDALRRLGQRHNCKIVIGSGIDEDVLVRAGVENCDAFFAVTRGDNTNLMAAQVANINYKVEKICIRVADPNRAEAYRRLGFYCLTPSLIMAGMMRDWILGEPIQVADTYNTLIKELEVM; this is encoded by the coding sequence ATGAATGTTATCGTCTTCGGATGCGGTCGGACGGGTGCAGCGCTTGCGTTGCAACTGGCACACCAACACCAAGTCACCATTATCGAACAAAATCCGGACGCCCTTCGGCGGCTCGGGCAACGACACAATTGCAAGATTGTGATTGGGAGTGGCATCGACGAAGATGTACTCGTTCGCGCGGGAGTCGAGAATTGCGATGCATTTTTTGCGGTCACGCGGGGCGACAATACCAATTTGATGGCCGCGCAGGTCGCCAACATCAACTACAAAGTTGAAAAGATCTGCATCCGTGTAGCCGATCCTAACCGGGCAGAGGCTTATCGAAGGCTCGGGTTCTACTGCCTTACACCGAGCTTGATCATGGCTGGAATGATGCGCGACTGGATTCTGGGTGAGCCGATCCAAGTTGCTGACACCTACAACACCCTGATCAAAGAACTGGAGGTGATGTAA
- a CDS encoding TrkA family potassium uptake protein — translation MILVGGGNVGLQLAKRLQNQEHEVLLMEKDSRQAQRLASVIGEDSVFLGDGCEVATQKAAGFNRADVVVAVTGEDEDNLVICQMAKAVWKVDRVLARVNDPSHEEIFRKIGVNDTVSATAIIFSLLDQQISMDDLIPVGALAKGNIEVVEAVLSLRSPLLGKSVRSVQLPPQTNIVAMLRNDQAILVSGDTIFETGDTLVAVLPRERASELRELLSPVH, via the coding sequence ATGATTCTAGTCGGCGGCGGTAACGTCGGACTCCAACTCGCCAAACGACTTCAAAACCAGGAGCACGAAGTGCTCTTGATGGAAAAGGATTCGCGGCAAGCCCAGCGGCTCGCATCGGTCATTGGCGAAGATTCAGTTTTCCTGGGCGATGGCTGTGAAGTTGCCACACAGAAAGCAGCGGGGTTCAACCGTGCAGACGTCGTTGTTGCGGTCACCGGTGAAGATGAAGACAACTTGGTCATTTGTCAGATGGCGAAAGCGGTTTGGAAAGTGGACCGAGTTTTGGCCCGCGTCAACGACCCATCACACGAAGAGATTTTCCGTAAAATCGGCGTGAACGATACGGTCAGCGCGACTGCGATTATCTTCTCGCTCTTGGATCAGCAAATCTCGATGGATGACCTGATTCCGGTTGGCGCCTTGGCTAAAGGCAACATTGAGGTTGTGGAAGCCGTTCTTTCGTTGCGAAGTCCGCTTCTTGGCAAAAGTGTTCGATCAGTTCAGCTGCCGCCTCAAACAAATATCGTGGCAATGCTCCGCAACGACCAAGCGATTCTGGTTTCTGGCGATACGATCTTCGAGACCGGCGATACGCTGGTGGCAGTTTTGCCACGCGAACGAGCTTCAGAACTTCGCGAATTGCTCTCGCCAGTCCACTAA
- a CDS encoding 2-oxo acid dehydrogenase subunit E2, whose amino-acid sequence MTEVIMPKMGDGMEEGTLLEWLKKEGEKVRTGEVIGTIQTDKATLELESPGSGTLTAVTLKPGETVPVGKRIAVLLKDGETFSADAPAEPAAKETAKPAAESKPIAAETKVAASNGERIKASPLAKKIAEELGVDLGTISGSGPGGRIVEKDVRDAKPASAAKSAPSVAPVASSAADTKVPLNRLRQIIAERTGHSKSTVPHFYVTLEVDLERIMAFREIFEEEESGKVSVNDFVVKACALALQDMPEVNATYQGDHILRYGSVHVGVAAAVDDGLLVPVIKNTESLSLRQISEAAKSLVKKARDGKLHPDEMSGSTFSISNMGMLNVDSFTAIINEPNAAIVAIGTAKKVAVVNADDEIEVRMRMNITGSFDHRVIDGAIGAKFMNVVRDYLENPSRLLS is encoded by the coding sequence ATGACCGAAGTGATCATGCCCAAAATGGGCGACGGAATGGAAGAAGGAACCCTTCTTGAGTGGCTGAAAAAGGAAGGCGAAAAAGTCAGAACGGGCGAAGTTATCGGCACCATTCAGACCGATAAGGCCACCTTGGAGCTTGAAAGCCCAGGAAGCGGAACACTCACCGCTGTAACCCTCAAGCCAGGTGAAACCGTGCCCGTGGGCAAGCGCATCGCCGTATTGCTGAAAGACGGCGAAACTTTCTCAGCCGACGCTCCGGCAGAGCCAGCCGCCAAAGAAACGGCAAAGCCCGCGGCTGAATCGAAGCCGATCGCTGCTGAAACTAAAGTGGCCGCTTCAAATGGCGAGCGAATCAAGGCCAGCCCGCTTGCAAAAAAGATTGCTGAGGAACTCGGCGTTGATCTGGGCACTATTTCTGGATCGGGCCCCGGCGGGCGAATCGTCGAAAAGGACGTGCGCGATGCCAAACCAGCGAGTGCCGCGAAGTCGGCACCAAGCGTTGCCCCAGTCGCGAGTTCTGCTGCCGATACCAAGGTGCCGCTCAATCGGCTCCGACAGATCATCGCTGAAAGAACAGGGCATTCCAAATCTACCGTGCCTCACTTCTATGTGACGCTCGAAGTCGATCTGGAGCGGATCATGGCGTTCCGCGAGATCTTTGAAGAGGAAGAAAGTGGCAAGGTTAGCGTCAACGATTTCGTGGTAAAGGCTTGCGCTCTGGCTTTGCAAGACATGCCAGAAGTCAACGCTACCTATCAGGGCGACCATATCCTGCGCTACGGCAGCGTTCATGTTGGCGTCGCTGCGGCGGTGGACGACGGCCTTCTGGTTCCTGTGATCAAGAACACCGAAAGCCTGAGTCTTCGCCAGATTAGCGAAGCGGCAAAGTCACTCGTCAAGAAAGCCCGCGATGGCAAGCTCCATCCTGACGAGATGTCTGGCAGCACCTTCAGCATCAGCAACATGGGAATGCTGAACGTCGATAGCTTCACTGCGATTATCAATGAACCGAACGCGGCGATCGTGGCTATCGGCACGGCGAAGAAGGTTGCTGTGGTTAACGCAGATGACGAGATCGAAGTCCGCATGCGCATGAACATCACCGGGTCGTTTGATCACCGAGTGATTGATGGCGCGATCGGTGCGAAGTTCATGAACGTCGTACGCGATTACCTCGAAAATCCGAGCCGATTGCTTTCGTAA